In Desulfatirhabdium butyrativorans DSM 18734, one genomic interval encodes:
- the lon gene encoding endopeptidase La: MSDITQQTEDSTEKPIEFLPILPLFDATLFPKMVLPLMVMQPESVQLVDEAMSKNRIIGLVVSRKIEKEDAPPKEALFEIGTSALILKMAKTQDGRAQLLVQGLNRFRILEYIEGKPYLQARIQIVAEQETKNTEIEAMMSRVLQLFGRVAELSPGMPPEIGAMAKTITEPGVLADMVVSTINVTNEDRQKTLEIMDVAERLKFVLKLISHQVEILELGNKIQSQVKGDMDKSQREYFLRQQLKAIREELGEKDDGSVEVEEYKKKIEERNLPEEARKEAERELSRLSRMHPSSAEYTVASTYLDWLTALPWHETTTDNIDIKKARKILDEDHFGLEKAKKRIIEYLAVRKLNPESKGPILCFAGPPGTGKTSLGHSIARALGRKFHRISLGGVRDEAEIRGHRRTYVGALPGRIIQGIRRAGTKNPVFMLDEIDKVGSDFRGDPSSALLEVLDPEQNATFQDHYLDVPFDLSNVMFITTANVLDTIPPALRDRMEVLQLLGYTEDEKVKIANRYLIPRQRKAHGITASQITFTQGAIRFIISGYTREAGLRNLEREIATVCRGVATKIAEGESDSVIINQNNVPEFLGPVRQIPETKARIMSPGLATGLAWTPAGGDILFIEATAMRGSKGLTLTGQLGDVMKESAQAALSFIRSNANALGIADDFYEKHDIHIHIPAGAIPKDGPSAGVTMLTALTSLMTGKLVKKDLAMTGEITLRGQVLPVGGIKEKVLAAHRAGIKTIIMPKWNEKDLDEIPKSVQKDIQFHFVDKMMDVLKLALEK, encoded by the coding sequence ATGTCTGATATAACACAACAAACCGAAGATTCGACAGAAAAACCGATCGAATTCTTACCGATACTTCCGCTTTTCGATGCAACGCTGTTTCCCAAGATGGTGCTGCCGCTCATGGTCATGCAGCCCGAATCCGTGCAGCTCGTCGATGAGGCGATGTCCAAAAACCGGATCATCGGACTCGTCGTATCCCGCAAGATCGAAAAGGAGGATGCACCGCCTAAAGAGGCTCTGTTTGAAATCGGCACGAGTGCGCTGATTCTCAAGATGGCCAAAACCCAGGACGGCAGGGCGCAGCTTCTGGTTCAGGGCTTGAACCGCTTCCGGATCCTCGAATATATCGAGGGAAAGCCTTACCTGCAGGCCAGAATTCAAATCGTTGCCGAGCAGGAAACCAAGAACACCGAAATCGAAGCCATGATGAGCCGGGTACTGCAGCTATTCGGCCGGGTTGCGGAGCTTTCTCCCGGCATGCCGCCTGAAATCGGCGCCATGGCCAAAACCATCACGGAACCGGGTGTGCTGGCCGACATGGTGGTTTCGACCATCAATGTGACCAATGAAGATCGCCAGAAAACGCTCGAAATCATGGATGTCGCCGAACGTCTGAAATTCGTCCTGAAGCTCATCAGCCATCAGGTCGAAATTCTCGAACTGGGCAACAAGATTCAGAGCCAGGTGAAAGGAGACATGGACAAGAGCCAGCGGGAGTATTTCCTGCGCCAGCAGCTCAAGGCCATCCGGGAAGAGTTGGGCGAAAAGGACGATGGATCGGTCGAAGTCGAGGAATACAAGAAAAAGATCGAGGAGCGAAATCTGCCGGAAGAAGCGCGGAAGGAAGCCGAACGGGAGCTGTCCAGACTTTCCCGGATGCACCCGTCTTCTGCGGAATACACCGTGGCATCCACGTATCTTGACTGGTTGACCGCGCTGCCCTGGCATGAAACCACCACGGACAACATCGACATCAAGAAGGCCCGCAAAATTCTCGATGAGGATCATTTCGGGCTGGAAAAGGCAAAAAAGCGCATCATCGAATACCTGGCCGTTCGAAAACTCAATCCCGAATCCAAAGGACCGATCCTTTGTTTTGCAGGCCCTCCGGGAACCGGAAAGACATCTCTCGGACATTCCATCGCCAGGGCGCTGGGGCGCAAATTTCACCGGATTTCCCTTGGCGGGGTTCGGGATGAGGCGGAAATCCGGGGGCATCGCCGGACGTATGTGGGAGCGTTGCCCGGGCGGATCATTCAGGGAATCCGCAGGGCCGGAACCAAAAACCCCGTATTCATGCTCGATGAAATCGACAAGGTCGGAAGCGATTTCCGGGGAGACCCTTCCTCCGCGCTTCTCGAAGTGCTCGATCCGGAGCAAAATGCCACGTTTCAGGACCATTATCTCGATGTACCCTTCGATCTGTCCAATGTCATGTTCATCACGACGGCCAATGTTCTCGATACCATTCCGCCCGCCCTGCGGGACAGGATGGAGGTGCTGCAGCTTCTGGGCTACACCGAGGATGAAAAAGTGAAGATCGCCAATCGCTATCTCATTCCCAGGCAGCGGAAAGCGCATGGCATAACGGCCTCCCAGATCACGTTCACCCAGGGCGCCATCCGGTTCATCATCTCCGGCTATACCCGGGAGGCGGGCCTTCGCAATCTCGAGCGGGAGATCGCCACCGTCTGCCGGGGAGTCGCCACGAAGATTGCGGAAGGGGAATCCGATTCCGTCATCATCAATCAAAACAATGTGCCGGAATTTCTGGGGCCGGTCCGGCAGATTCCGGAAACCAAGGCCAGAATCATGTCTCCCGGTTTGGCAACCGGCCTGGCCTGGACCCCTGCGGGCGGAGATATCCTCTTTATCGAAGCGACGGCCATGCGGGGCAGCAAGGGGCTGACCCTGACGGGGCAGTTGGGTGATGTGATGAAGGAATCGGCCCAGGCGGCGCTCTCCTTCATCCGCTCGAATGCGAACGCACTGGGAATTGCCGATGATTTCTACGAAAAACACGATATCCATATCCACATTCCGGCAGGCGCCATTCCCAAGGATGGGCCATCTGCAGGGGTGACGATGCTGACGGCCTTAACCTCGCTCATGACCGGAAAGCTCGTCAAAAAAGACCTGGCCATGACCGGCGAGATCACCCTCAGGGGCCAGGTGCTTCCCGTCGGCGGGATCAAGGAAAAGGTGCTTGCGGCCCACCGGGCTGGAATCAAGACCATCATCATGCCCAAATGGAACGAAAAAGACCTGGATGAAATCCCCAAATCGGTCCAGAAAGACATCCAGTTTCATTTCGTGGACAAGATGATGGATGTGCTGAAACTTGCCCTGGAGAAATAG